caagatttcttcagcttttcaattaattttacaCCATATTTGTCATTATATATGCCAGAGAAATGAAACTCTTGGGGTCTTGTACCCCCCTTTTAGTgcaacagaatttaaaaagtataGAGTTGATTTCTGTGTGATTCAAGTACAATTTTCCAGggataaaaatatgaaaattactactgggggggaaaaagcatTCACAGCTTCTGGGGGTTTGAGGGCTGCAGTGTGCCCCAGCCAGACCAAGCTTTAGGAGTCAGGtgagctgcagcatccaccTCTCACAGCTAAAACCTGCACTTGTGGAGGCTCtacagggctggcagagcaaaAACCCAATTGTGGGGCTCGTGTCCCCAAGGCAGAGTGACACTGGCCTTGGTGGCTCTGGCTCAGACCAGCCAGGACCATTGGGGCACTTCTGCCTCCTGCATTTTGATAACTGCAAACAGATCTGGAAGCAAACCTGAAGCACTGGGCTGACAGCCCTGTGAACCAAAGTGATTTAAAGGCAGTAAAACCTCTGCTCTAAAACCTTGGTCAAGTCTTTTCTCAAATCTTTCAGGAAATGGGGTTTCCATGCTGGGCTGGCCAGTTCTGACCTGGTTTTCCCATCCTCACAGTCCCTCCCCTCAGTGCCTGGAACACAGATTCAGTTTCACACCAGCAACTGGGCTAAGTAAGACTTTTTCCCATCAGAGAATACAAGCTGCATCAAACAATTGATGGAATAATTTGGGTATTACCAAAGTGCTGTCAAGTATGAACTTGGAGAACAACTcaaaaaacagacacaaaattaTTACTCCTAAATGAatccaaatattaaaaaataataataataataattaaaataaagatcCTATGACTTGATGTGAGCAGCACAATTGGGGAAACACCCCCCAGCAGGTGAGTCTTCCCCAGTcagtgtccagcctggaaaGGAAACACCTGGAAAGGAAACACAACGGGATCACAGCTGTCACACCCCCAGGGGTGAGCTGCACTCAGTGTCCCCGCTCAGGTCACTCCTCTACCAGGCACGAcattaattacaaaaataaaaataaaaccagagctgCACGAGTCCATAGTGGTCATGTCTGAGCCCTCGTGGCCCCGctgacagggcagggcagtgccagggtgggcagggctgggctcagacGGTCACCGAGGCCGCGGGGGAGCTGATGTTGATGGCAGTCAGGTGCTGGTTGTGCTCCGAGGGACACTTGGGGAGGTCGTCGGCCTTGCAGAGGATCTTGGAGAGGATCTTGCGGAAGGTGCAGCGGAAATCCCGGATCCTGTAGGCGTAGATGATGGGGTTGATGACGGAGTTGGCGTGGGACAGGATGATGGCCACGTACATCACCCACTCGGGCTTGGAGCTGGAGAAGTCCTCGTGGAAGTGCGTGATGCAGTTCAAGATGTGCAGGGGCAGCCAGCAGAAGGCAAAAAGGCCCACGATGATGGCCAGAGACTTGGCTGCGTGGACCTCCTTCTGCAGGGTGGTCCTGGAGTTGCCCATCAGCTCGATCTGATGCAGCTGCTTGCAGGCCACCATGAATATCTTGATGTAGATCCCCAGCATGATGACGAGCGGGAGCAGCACGCAGCCGAAGAAGTTGAAGTAGACCATGTAGCTCATGGTCACCACGTTCTCAAAGAGGCACGAGATgaagcagccctggggctctgtccctgtctcGTTGGTGGTGTTGGGACAGCCACTCATGGCTTTGTTCCAGCCCATCAGAGGGGTCAGTCCAATCCCAAaggacagcagccacagcactgcgATGAGTCCCCTCGCCCTCTTGCCGGTCACCAGGCTGTTGTACCTGCAGCCCCCGggacaaaaccacagcaaatgTTACATAAACGAGCACCGGTGACTTCCCTGCAGTTAAAGGCATCAGTGTTTTGGTTAATGAGACAAAAGCCACACCCACGAGGGGGCCTCACCTCTCTGATCGCCCGAGGGGCAAAACCTCTCACCTGTGTCTCCACCCACACGCTGTGGTTTGGGGACGTGACTCATTTACTATTCCTGAGAGGCgccaggcactgccccagcccacaAACCCCCTgcaaggggagggaagggactTGGAGgcttaaaaaaagctttatcaCTGCGTGATCCTAAACCACCAACTGCCAGCAGGGCACGGACAGGGAGGCTCCCTGTGGCTGATGCTCTctggcttggagcagccactgctgggcacgctggggcagctgctgggccagTTCCTGGGCTGACCCCGtccagctggggcagtgctcgtgcccagctctgccttgcagtCCCACGGGGGTTATGAAGAAGCTCTGCTGTGGCCCAGGGACAGGTTGGTGCAGTGCTGAGCCTGGTGCTGCCCCACACCTTCCTCATCCCACTGAGTCCTTTCATGGCCCCTCCAGCCTTCAGATGCTCAGAGATACAAGCAGAGC
This genomic stretch from Serinus canaria isolate serCan28SL12 chromosome 19, serCan2020, whole genome shotgun sequence harbors:
- the ADORA2B gene encoding adenosine receptor A2b, which codes for MSSACSRRWALAMDTMKTTYIVLELIIAVLSIAGNVLVCWAVAINSTLKNATNYFLVSLAVADIAVGLLAIPFAITISIGFQVDFHSCLFFACFVLVLTQSSIFSLLAVAIDRYLAIKIPLRYNSLVTGKRARGLIAVLWLLSFGIGLTPLMGWNKAMSGCPNTTNETGTEPQGCFISCLFENVVTMSYMVYFNFFGCVLLPLVIMLGIYIKIFMVACKQLHQIELMGNSRTTLQKEVHAAKSLAIIVGLFAFCWLPLHILNCITHFHEDFSSSKPEWVMYVAIILSHANSVINPIIYAYRIRDFRCTFRKILSKILCKADDLPKCPSEHNQHLTAINISSPAASVTV